In a single window of the Thermoanaerobacterium sp. PSU-2 genome:
- a CDS encoding pitrilysin family protein — translation MYIQKKINDVNVVAYKMPYVNSVYIGIWIKVGSRYENKENNGISHFIEHMVFKGSKNRSAKDIAEEIDNIGGQLNGFTGKESTCFYVKVYNSYTEKAVDVLFDMVFNPLFKSEDIEKEKNVVLEEINMNNDSPEDVAYDMLAKLTWKGNPLSYPVLGYEDTVKSFDRDMIVKFYRDNYIKDNIVISIAGNFDDSIFDIISRKTLYINSCNNAISLDKPDWNKGIVLKSKDYEQVNICISMPGINYSFDSIYTLSIVSNAFGGGMSSRLFQKIREEEGLVYSIYSYPSTYIDTGAFTIFASTATENLKSVYELIIEEILKVKNDGFSEFEVNKFKEQLKISILMDMDSISSRMSSIGKSLLFLKKVYTVNDIIDKIDSITYDDVNNNLAKKIFNIEQLGISVVGDINENQIGWMKIE, via the coding sequence ATGTACATACAAAAGAAAATTAACGATGTTAATGTGGTAGCTTATAAGATGCCATACGTTAATTCAGTGTATATAGGAATATGGATTAAAGTTGGTTCTCGTTATGAAAATAAAGAGAATAATGGAATATCACATTTTATTGAACACATGGTATTTAAAGGTTCAAAAAATAGAAGCGCAAAAGATATAGCGGAAGAAATTGATAATATCGGTGGACAGTTAAATGGATTCACAGGGAAAGAAAGCACTTGCTTTTATGTTAAAGTGTATAATTCATACACAGAAAAAGCAGTTGATGTACTTTTCGATATGGTGTTTAATCCACTTTTTAAAAGTGAAGATATAGAGAAAGAAAAAAATGTAGTGTTGGAAGAAATAAACATGAATAATGATTCTCCAGAGGATGTCGCTTATGATATGTTGGCAAAGCTTACCTGGAAAGGTAACCCATTATCATATCCTGTTCTTGGCTATGAAGATACTGTAAAATCTTTTGATAGAGACATGATCGTCAAATTTTATAGAGATAATTACATTAAAGACAATATTGTGATTTCAATTGCAGGGAATTTTGATGACTCTATATTTGATATTATATCAAGAAAGACTTTATATATAAATTCTTGTAATAATGCCATTTCATTAGACAAACCTGACTGGAATAAAGGTATAGTATTAAAAAGCAAAGACTATGAGCAAGTAAACATATGTATAAGTATGCCTGGCATAAATTATTCATTTGACAGCATATATACTTTATCTATTGTTAGCAATGCATTCGGAGGAGGAATGAGTTCCAGACTGTTTCAAAAAATTCGCGAAGAAGAAGGGTTAGTATATTCGATCTACTCTTATCCGTCTACATATATTGACACAGGTGCTTTTACCATTTTTGCAAGTACTGCAACTGAAAATTTAAAATCGGTTTATGAACTGATCATAGAGGAAATTTTAAAAGTAAAAAATGATGGCTTTTCGGAATTTGAGGTAAACAAATTTAAAGAACAGCTAAAAATTAGCATTTTAATGGATATGGATAGTATTAGCAGCAGAATGTCATCGATAGGCAAATCTCTGCTTTTTTTAAAAAAAGTTTATACTGTCAATGATATTATAGATAAAATCGATTCAATTACATATGATGATGTTAACAACAATCTTGCGAAAAAGATATTTAATATTGAGCAATTGGGGATTTCAGTTGTCGGTGATATAAACGAAAATCAGATAGGATGGATGAAAATTGAATAA
- a CDS encoding polysaccharide deacetylase family protein, which translates to MKIYYIKYPKKTTVILILIIIIAIILLGMLVNHSISTFKTNDPIYKGDANSKKIAFACNVAWGNEYIPKMLEIFKSNNIKITFFFEGQWAEKNPEIVRQIATDGHEIASHGYTHVKYTQWSREKYAADISKAGDVLFKITGKKPNLFAPPYGDFNDDVVKTAEDLGYKVILWSLDTIDWSNPGVNNIIDRVVKKAHNGAIVLMHPTKGTVEALPTMIKELESKGYEITSVSNVLK; encoded by the coding sequence TTGAAGATATATTATATAAAATATCCCAAAAAAACTACCGTAATATTGATTTTAATAATAATTATTGCGATAATCTTATTAGGGATGTTAGTTAATCATTCTATTTCTACGTTTAAAACAAATGACCCTATTTATAAAGGCGATGCAAATAGTAAAAAGATAGCTTTTGCTTGCAACGTAGCGTGGGGGAATGAGTATATTCCAAAGATGTTAGAAATATTTAAATCAAACAACATAAAAATAACATTCTTTTTTGAGGGGCAATGGGCTGAGAAAAATCCAGAGATAGTAAGACAAATTGCAACCGATGGACATGAGATAGCAAGTCATGGGTATACACACGTTAAGTATACGCAGTGGAGCAGGGAAAAATATGCAGCGGATATATCAAAAGCAGGTGATGTGCTTTTTAAAATAACTGGAAAAAAACCTAATCTTTTTGCTCCACCATACGGTGATTTTAATGATGATGTGGTAAAAACTGCTGAAGATCTTGGCTATAAAGTAATCTTATGGAGTTTAGATACTATAGATTGGAGCAACCCAGGTGTTAATAATATTATCGATAGAGTTGTAAAAAAAGCTCATAATGGCGCTATCGTTTTGATGCATCCGACAAAAGGCACTGTAGAAGCGCTGCCTACTATGATCAAAGAATTGGAAAGCAAAGGTTATGAAATAACTAGCGTTTCAAATGTTCTAAAATAA
- a CDS encoding polyribonucleotide nucleotidyltransferase translates to MERIFELDLAGRKLIVQTGKLAQLANGSALVRYGDTVVLVTACASKEPREGVDFFPLSVDYEERLYSVGKIPGGFIKREGKPTEKAILTSRLIDRPIRPLFPHGYRNDVQVIATVLSVDPDVQPEIVAMIGSSVALSISDIPFNGPTGSVSVALVDGNFIINPDLKAREKSDLHLTVSGTKDAIMMVEAGANEVPEEVMLDAIMYAHEYIKQIVEFIEGIVKEVGLPKAEVIVHEIDANLEQQVREFATEKIYNALRTEEKKERNDNIDKVEEEVLEHFKDEYPDNLADIDEVLYTITKEQMRKMITEEKIRVDGRGLDDIRPITCDVGVLPRTHGSAIFTRGQTQVMTVATLGPLGDIQILDGLGDEESKRYMHHYNFPPFSVGETRPLRGPGRREIGHGALAERALEPMIPSEEEFPYTIRLVSEVLSSNGSTSQASVCGSTLALMDAGVPIKAPVAGVAMGLIKEGDIVSILTDIQGIEDFLGDMDFKVAGTEKGITAIQMDIKIAGIDRDILSLALEKARKGRLFILNKMLETIKEPRKELSPYAPRIISLNVDPEKIRDIIGAGGKTINKIIADTGVKIDIEDDGRVFISSTDLKAGEKAKMIIEAITKDVEVGSIYLGKVTRLASFGAFVEIAPGKEGLVHISKLDKKHVNKVEDVVNIGDEILVKVTEIDKQGRINLSRKDALPEETKSDKEV, encoded by the coding sequence ATGGAAAGGATTTTTGAACTCGATCTTGCAGGGAGAAAATTAATCGTTCAAACTGGAAAACTTGCACAACTAGCTAATGGTAGCGCTCTTGTTAGATATGGTGATACAGTTGTGCTGGTTACTGCTTGCGCTTCTAAAGAACCAAGAGAAGGAGTTGACTTTTTCCCTTTAAGTGTTGATTATGAAGAGAGGCTTTATTCCGTAGGTAAAATACCTGGTGGTTTTATTAAACGGGAAGGTAAACCTACTGAGAAAGCAATATTGACGTCCAGATTAATAGACAGACCAATAAGACCATTATTTCCACATGGATATAGGAATGATGTGCAGGTTATTGCTACTGTTTTATCTGTAGACCCTGATGTTCAGCCGGAGATAGTGGCAATGATAGGTTCTTCAGTTGCTTTATCCATATCTGATATTCCTTTTAACGGGCCTACAGGTTCTGTATCAGTAGCGCTTGTAGATGGGAATTTCATAATAAATCCTGACTTAAAAGCGAGAGAAAAAAGTGATCTGCATTTGACTGTTTCAGGCACAAAAGATGCCATAATGATGGTTGAGGCTGGTGCCAATGAAGTTCCAGAAGAAGTAATGTTAGATGCAATAATGTACGCTCATGAATACATAAAACAGATAGTAGAATTTATAGAAGGCATTGTAAAAGAAGTAGGACTTCCAAAAGCGGAAGTAATAGTACATGAAATAGATGCTAACTTAGAACAACAGGTTAGGGAATTTGCAACTGAAAAAATATATAATGCTTTGAGAACAGAAGAGAAGAAGGAAAGAAACGATAATATAGACAAAGTTGAGGAAGAAGTTTTAGAACATTTTAAAGATGAATATCCAGACAACCTTGCAGATATTGATGAAGTTTTATATACAATTACAAAAGAACAGATGCGAAAAATGATCACTGAAGAAAAAATAAGAGTAGATGGTAGAGGTTTAGATGATATAAGGCCAATAACATGCGATGTCGGCGTTTTGCCTCGTACACATGGTTCAGCTATATTTACTCGTGGTCAGACGCAAGTTATGACAGTGGCAACATTAGGTCCTCTTGGCGATATACAAATTCTCGATGGTTTAGGTGACGAAGAATCTAAGAGATATATGCATCATTATAATTTCCCTCCTTTTAGCGTAGGTGAAACGAGGCCATTAAGAGGTCCAGGAAGGAGAGAAATAGGGCATGGTGCACTGGCTGAGAGGGCATTAGAGCCTATGATACCTTCAGAGGAGGAATTTCCTTACACAATCAGATTGGTTTCTGAAGTGTTAAGCTCAAATGGTTCAACTTCACAAGCAAGTGTATGCGGAAGTACATTGGCCCTTATGGATGCTGGTGTTCCAATTAAAGCACCAGTTGCAGGCGTTGCAATGGGTCTTATTAAAGAGGGCGATATAGTATCTATACTGACAGATATACAGGGAATAGAAGACTTTCTTGGTGACATGGATTTCAAAGTTGCAGGTACTGAAAAAGGAATAACGGCAATACAAATGGATATAAAGATAGCTGGCATCGATCGCGATATCCTTTCGTTAGCTTTAGAAAAGGCTCGAAAAGGTAGGTTATTCATATTGAATAAGATGTTAGAAACTATAAAAGAGCCAAGAAAGGAATTATCTCCTTATGCTCCAAGGATTATAAGCTTAAACGTCGATCCTGAAAAAATAAGGGATATAATTGGAGCAGGTGGCAAGACAATAAACAAAATAATAGCAGATACAGGTGTTAAAATAGATATAGAAGACGATGGTAGAGTATTTATATCATCAACCGATTTAAAAGCTGGCGAGAAAGCTAAAATGATCATTGAAGCAATAACAAAAGATGTAGAAGTAGGTTCAATTTATTTAGGAAAAGTGACAAGACTGGCTTCATTTGGCGCTTTTGTAGAAATTGCTCCTGGTAAAGAAGGATTGGTTCACATATCTAAGTTAGATAAAAAACATGTGAATAAAGTCGAAGATGTGGTAAATATTGGTGATGAAATTTTGGTAAAAGTGACAGAAATTGATAAACAAGGACGGATTAATTTATCGAGGAAAGATGCTTTGCCAGAAGAAACTAAAAGTGACAAAGAAGTGTAA
- the rpsO gene encoding 30S ribosomal protein S15, whose amino-acid sequence MLNKERKNEIIAENRIHEKDTGSPEVQIALLTERINSLNEHLKVHKKDHHSRRGLLKMVGQRRGLLNYLMKKDMDRYRAIVEKLDLRK is encoded by the coding sequence ATGCTAAACAAAGAGAGAAAAAATGAAATAATCGCTGAGAATAGGATTCATGAGAAAGACACTGGTTCTCCAGAAGTTCAGATTGCTTTACTCACTGAGAGGATTAACTCTTTAAATGAACATTTAAAAGTTCATAAAAAAGATCATCATTCAAGACGCGGCTTGCTTAAGATGGTTGGTCAGAGAAGAGGATTATTAAATTATCTAATGAAGAAAGATATGGATAGGTACCGTGCCATCGTTGAAAAGTTAGATTTAAGAAAATAG
- a CDS encoding bifunctional riboflavin kinase/FAD synthetase, with product MIIIDEYNTEKYNDKKVIALGNFDGIHLGHQELIKKSVELSKTNKMMSSVFTFKHHTTKTIYKNDYQKLLTTNRKKIEEFSKFNLDYAIIYDFNKDFSLLSPKAFIENILINKLNMKIAVVGDNYRFGYNANGDVSLLKNFSKIYNYEVYIVEPIKLNDIPISSSFIRSLIQEGNVEEASKCLGRYFSLEGYVISGRKIGRKLGFPTANIRIDRDCILPLNGVYITKVKIGNRRFLGITNIGINPTFNVNNLSVETYILDFNENIYGLFIEIEFIKRVRNEIKFNSEKELIEQMKNDYALAKSYKYILHN from the coding sequence GTGATAATAATAGATGAGTACAATACAGAAAAATACAATGATAAAAAAGTAATCGCTCTTGGAAACTTTGATGGTATCCATCTTGGACATCAAGAACTAATTAAAAAATCAGTAGAATTGTCAAAAACAAATAAAATGATGAGCTCTGTATTTACATTTAAACACCATACGACAAAGACAATATACAAAAATGATTATCAAAAGCTATTGACGACTAATAGGAAAAAGATAGAGGAATTTTCTAAATTTAATTTAGATTACGCTATAATTTATGACTTTAATAAGGATTTTTCATTGTTATCTCCAAAGGCTTTTATTGAGAACATTTTAATTAACAAGTTAAATATGAAAATTGCAGTTGTAGGGGATAATTATAGATTTGGATACAATGCTAATGGTGATGTTTCACTTTTAAAAAATTTTTCGAAGATTTATAATTATGAAGTATATATTGTTGAACCTATAAAATTGAACGATATTCCAATAAGTAGTAGCTTTATACGTTCTTTGATCCAGGAAGGAAATGTAGAAGAAGCAAGCAAATGTCTTGGGAGATATTTTAGCTTAGAAGGGTATGTCATTAGTGGTAGAAAAATCGGAAGAAAGTTAGGATTCCCAACAGCTAATATTAGGATAGACAGGGATTGTATCTTACCATTAAATGGCGTGTATATAACGAAAGTAAAAATAGGCAATAGACGCTTTCTCGGTATAACAAATATTGGAATAAATCCGACTTTTAATGTCAATAATTTATCTGTTGAAACGTATATTTTAGATTTTAATGAAAATATTTATGGGCTGTTTATAGAAATTGAATTTATTAAGCGTGTTCGAAATGAAATAAAATTCAATAGCGAAAAAGAACTTATAGAACAGATGAAAAATGATTATGCTTTAGCAAAATCTTATAAATATATTTTACATAATTGA
- the truB gene encoding tRNA pseudouridine(55) synthase TruB, translating to MDGFLNVLKPPGMTSHDVISFLRRNLNIKKIGHLGTLDPGAAGVLPICIGKATKLAQYVVSQTKTYRAEITFGFSTDSIDKFGNITSVTPVKILEQYKISEIENAFKGDILQIPPIYSAKKVDGKKLYQYAREGKTIDIKPSLVTIYDINVLSYEAPYKIMFDVKCSKGTYVRALVRDICDYLNISGYMSMLIRTSAGSFTLENSFTLEEIVDGKYKIMKMDDIITFPDVCLSNDDYHKIVHGNPVKNKYTDVDAEFIKLYSPEHFFVGVGKVVGDRIYVERLLFGADG from the coding sequence ATGGATGGTTTTTTAAATGTTTTGAAGCCGCCAGGTATGACATCTCATGATGTAATATCATTTTTAAGGAGAAATCTTAATATAAAAAAAATAGGCCATTTGGGAACACTTGATCCGGGAGCAGCAGGTGTATTGCCTATATGTATAGGTAAAGCAACGAAATTGGCTCAGTATGTAGTATCACAAACAAAGACGTATAGAGCAGAAATAACTTTTGGTTTCTCTACAGACAGCATTGATAAATTTGGAAATATTACAAGTGTAACGCCTGTTAAAATTTTGGAACAGTATAAAATATCAGAAATTGAAAATGCATTTAAAGGCGATATTTTACAGATTCCACCTATTTACTCTGCTAAAAAAGTTGATGGAAAAAAACTTTATCAATATGCACGAGAAGGCAAAACTATTGATATCAAGCCTTCTCTTGTGACTATATATGACATTAATGTGCTATCTTACGAAGCACCGTACAAAATCATGTTTGACGTAAAATGTTCAAAAGGAACATATGTAAGAGCTCTTGTTCGTGATATTTGTGATTATTTGAATATTTCAGGATATATGTCAATGCTTATTAGAACAAGCGCTGGATCATTTACTTTAGAAAATTCATTTACATTAGAAGAAATTGTAGATGGAAAATATAAAATAATGAAAATGGATGATATTATAACATTTCCTGATGTTTGTCTTAGCAATGATGATTATCATAAGATTGTGCATGGCAATCCTGTGAAAAATAAATACACAGATGTAGATGCTGAATTTATAAAATTGTACAGTCCAGAACATTTCTTTGTTGGCGTTGGCAAAGTTGTAGGTGATAGAATCTATGTCGAACGATTGTTATTTGGAGCTGATGGCTAA
- a CDS encoding bifunctional oligoribonuclease/PAP phosphatase NrnA has translation MILNDMLDSIREAEKIAIVTHVSPDGDGIGCVTALYKAMNKLRKDVSIFIDDDIPEIYRFMPYTDKITKPFDISADLLIAVDCADSDRMGKAKELLRKVPKSINIDHHISNTLYATMNYVDTNAASSSEIVYQLIKILGIDLDQEIAECLYVGVVTDTGHFMYGSTTSFTHEVAGDLINNGASVDKISNIVFHNIKYEKLKLIGRVINNMELYFDGKVAYMEISNEDFLSTNTKLEDVENIINYGRDIDSVEIAVMLVEKDDFVKGSLRSKKYVDVNKLAKEFGGGGHVRASGFLVKGSINDVKEKILDLIKSEVDE, from the coding sequence ATGATTTTAAATGATATGTTGGATTCAATAAGAGAAGCTGAAAAAATAGCTATTGTAACGCATGTATCACCTGATGGTGATGGAATAGGATGTGTTACTGCATTATACAAGGCCATGAATAAATTGAGAAAAGATGTATCTATATTTATTGATGATGATATACCTGAGATCTATAGATTTATGCCATACACAGATAAAATCACAAAACCATTTGACATATCAGCAGATTTGCTTATAGCTGTAGATTGCGCTGATTCAGATAGAATGGGAAAGGCAAAAGAATTGCTTAGAAAAGTTCCTAAGTCAATAAATATAGATCATCATATTTCAAATACTTTGTATGCTACTATGAATTATGTAGATACAAATGCAGCTTCGTCATCTGAGATAGTATATCAATTGATAAAAATATTAGGTATTGATTTGGACCAAGAAATTGCAGAATGTCTGTATGTTGGAGTTGTTACAGACACGGGACATTTTATGTATGGCTCAACTACATCATTTACTCATGAAGTTGCTGGTGATTTAATAAATAACGGTGCTTCTGTGGATAAAATATCCAATATTGTTTTTCATAATATTAAATATGAGAAGCTTAAGTTAATAGGCAGAGTTATAAACAATATGGAACTTTATTTTGATGGAAAAGTTGCGTATATGGAGATATCAAATGAAGATTTTCTTAGCACAAATACAAAATTAGAAGATGTAGAGAATATTATAAATTATGGAAGAGATATAGATAGTGTGGAAATCGCTGTTATGCTGGTTGAAAAAGACGATTTTGTAAAAGGAAGTTTACGCTCTAAAAAGTATGTGGATGTAAATAAACTAGCTAAAGAATTTGGCGGTGGTGGTCATGTAAGAGCATCAGGATTCTTAGTAAAAGGCAGTATAAATGATGTAAAAGAAAAAATTTTAGATTTAATAAAATCTGAAGTAGATGAGTGA
- the rbfA gene encoding 30S ribosome-binding factor RbfA: MQYRIGRLSEEIKKEVSQMIFEEIKDPRISSMTSITDIEVSKDLRYAKIYISVYGNDDEKKNTIEGLKSATGFIRHELGKRIKLRYTPELIFELDNSIEYGAHISKILRDLDSQESEDK; this comes from the coding sequence GTGCAGTACAGAATTGGACGTTTATCAGAAGAAATAAAAAAAGAAGTAAGCCAAATGATATTCGAAGAGATAAAGGATCCAAGGATAAGCAGTATGACTAGCATAACAGATATCGAGGTTTCAAAAGATTTGCGTTATGCAAAAATTTATATTAGCGTTTATGGAAATGATGACGAGAAGAAAAACACTATAGAAGGTTTAAAAAGTGCAACTGGTTTTATAAGACATGAATTAGGAAAAAGAATTAAGTTAAGATATACTCCTGAATTGATTTTCGAACTTGATAATTCGATAGAATATGGTGCTCATATTTCTAAGATTTTAAGAGATTTAGATAGTCAAGAGAGTGAAGACAAATGA
- the infB gene encoding translation initiation factor IF-2 encodes MEVNKMSKTRVYELAKELKITSKELISKLNDLDINVKNHMSTLEDDEVSLIIDLLTEKEEKETDELVEEYDEIDEKPKKSNKKQKKSDAKKAKDDNNKPQDDSVKIISIPAFITVKELSEKMKINPSDIIKKLISKGIMVTINQQIDYENASQIAEEYGFLLEKKEENEDNLEIIDKEDDEKDLLPRPPVITVMGHVDHGKTSLLDAIRKTNVTQREAGGITQHIGASVVEINGKKVVFLDTPGHEAFTAMRARGASVTDIAVLVVAADDGVMPQTIEAINHAKAANVPIIVAINKIDKPNANPDRVKQELVEYGLVPEDWGGSTICVNVSAQKNIGLDDLLEMILLEAEMLELKANPNRPARGTIIEAQLDKNRGPVATVLVQKGTLKTGDVIIAGTAYGKVRAMFDDKGRKVKKASPSIPVEVLGLSDVPKAGDILVVLDDEKKARSIAEKRKEKFREEEMMQKQKISLDELFNQIKEGNVKELNIILKADVQGSVEALKSSIEQLSNDDVRLRVIHGAVGAITETDVMFASASNAIIIGFNVRPDSKAKSLAEKEKVDIRLYRVIYDAIDDLKAAMKGMLEPEYREKELGKAEVRAVFRVPNVGNVAGCYVVEGKISRNANIRLVRDGIVIFEGKISSLKRFKDDVKEVQSGFECGIGIERFNDIKEGDVLEAYQMEEIPR; translated from the coding sequence ATGGAGGTGAATAAAATGTCAAAGACAAGAGTTTATGAGTTGGCAAAAGAACTAAAAATTACGAGCAAGGAATTGATTTCGAAGTTAAATGATTTAGATATTAATGTAAAAAATCATATGAGCACGTTAGAAGATGATGAAGTAAGTTTAATAATAGATTTATTGACCGAAAAAGAGGAAAAAGAGACCGATGAATTAGTAGAAGAATATGACGAAATTGATGAAAAGCCTAAAAAGTCTAACAAAAAGCAAAAAAAGTCAGATGCCAAAAAAGCAAAGGACGATAACAATAAACCACAAGATGATTCTGTTAAAATAATATCGATACCTGCGTTTATAACTGTTAAAGAGCTATCTGAAAAAATGAAAATAAATCCTTCAGATATCATAAAGAAATTGATATCCAAAGGAATAATGGTGACAATAAATCAACAAATAGACTATGAAAATGCCTCGCAAATCGCTGAAGAGTATGGCTTTTTATTAGAAAAAAAAGAGGAAAATGAAGATAATCTTGAAATCATAGACAAAGAAGATGACGAAAAAGATCTTCTGCCCAGACCACCTGTAATAACTGTGATGGGTCATGTAGATCATGGAAAAACATCCTTGCTGGATGCAATCAGAAAGACAAACGTTACTCAACGTGAAGCTGGAGGAATTACGCAACACATTGGTGCATCTGTTGTAGAAATAAATGGCAAAAAAGTCGTGTTTTTGGATACACCAGGACATGAAGCATTTACGGCTATGAGAGCGAGAGGTGCCAGCGTGACTGATATTGCTGTATTAGTTGTAGCAGCGGATGATGGTGTTATGCCTCAAACAATAGAAGCAATAAACCATGCTAAAGCTGCAAATGTTCCGATAATTGTAGCCATAAATAAAATTGATAAACCTAATGCGAACCCAGATAGAGTTAAGCAAGAATTGGTGGAATATGGTTTGGTGCCAGAGGATTGGGGCGGAAGTACAATATGTGTCAATGTTTCAGCGCAAAAAAATATTGGGCTTGATGATTTGCTTGAAATGATATTGTTGGAAGCGGAAATGTTAGAATTAAAGGCAAATCCAAATAGGCCAGCCAGAGGTACAATCATTGAAGCACAACTTGACAAAAACAGAGGTCCTGTTGCAACAGTTTTAGTACAAAAGGGAACACTAAAAACAGGTGATGTAATAATTGCTGGCACAGCTTATGGAAAAGTGAGAGCAATGTTTGACGATAAAGGTAGGAAGGTTAAAAAAGCATCACCATCAATACCTGTTGAAGTTTTGGGACTATCTGATGTTCCAAAGGCAGGAGACATACTTGTTGTATTGGATGATGAGAAAAAAGCTCGTTCAATTGCCGAAAAACGCAAGGAAAAGTTTAGAGAAGAAGAAATGATGCAAAAGCAAAAGATATCTCTTGATGAACTATTTAATCAAATAAAAGAAGGCAATGTAAAAGAGTTAAATATAATATTAAAAGCTGACGTGCAGGGTTCTGTGGAAGCATTAAAAAGCTCAATTGAGCAATTGAGTAATGATGATGTTAGACTTAGAGTTATCCATGGAGCGGTTGGTGCTATTACTGAAACTGATGTTATGTTTGCTTCCGCGTCTAATGCTATAATAATCGGTTTTAATGTAAGACCTGATAGCAAGGCTAAGTCTTTAGCAGAAAAAGAGAAAGTCGATATAAGGTTATATAGAGTAATCTATGATGCAATTGATGATTTAAAAGCAGCTATGAAGGGTATGTTGGAACCAGAGTATAGAGAAAAAGAATTAGGTAAAGCAGAAGTAAGAGCAGTATTTAGAGTTCCTAATGTAGGGAATGTGGCTGGATGCTATGTTGTAGAAGGTAAAATTTCCAGAAATGCAAACATAAGATTAGTAAGAGATGGCATAGTGATTTTTGAAGGGAAAATATCTTCGTTAAAGAGATTTAAAGATGATGTAAAAGAAGTACAATCTGGTTTTGAATGTGGAATCGGTATAGAAAGATTTAATGACATAAAAGAAGGTGATGTGCTGGAAGCATATCAGATGGAGGAAATACCTCGTTGA
- a CDS encoding ribosomal L7Ae/L30e/S12e/Gadd45 family protein, whose product MNKFYSMLGLCRRAGKLLPGRLPVEKGIAKSSVRLVIIAEDASENTKKKFISLCNSKNILYIIAGNMSYIGKSIGRDDTAVIGITDENLSNKLLAEAKEVLTNGGE is encoded by the coding sequence ATGAATAAATTTTATTCTATGCTGGGGTTGTGCAGGAGAGCAGGAAAATTATTGCCGGGAAGGTTGCCAGTTGAAAAAGGAATTGCTAAATCAAGTGTTCGTCTTGTTATTATAGCGGAAGATGCTTCTGAAAATACAAAGAAAAAGTTTATATCTTTATGTAATTCTAAAAACATTTTATATATAATCGCTGGTAATATGTCTTATATCGGCAAAAGCATAGGGAGAGACGATACAGCGGTGATTGGCATTACAGATGAAAACCTATCTAACAAACTATTAGCTGAAGCAAAGGAGGTTCTAACTAATGGAGGTGAATAA